The region AAGATTTATATCTTGGCGAGAACTTCTCTATTCAAAATGATGACCGGAGTTTTAACACAGCAATGGGAGAACTGCGAAAAAATTTTAACAGAGTCGATAAAGAAGCAATAAAAGATTTTCAACTGAAAAAATTGTCTGATAAGGCCATGACAGTAAAATATGACAAAGAATATAACAAATTTTTGAAAGCCGGGGATTAAGCATATGGAAAAAGTTAGTATAATAATTCCGGCTTATAATGCTGAAAAATACCTAGAGCAGTGCCTCGATAGTGTCTGTGAACAGACACAGACATATAAAAACATTGAAATATTGATTGTAAATGATGGATCAACCGACTCTACCGGAAAAATCATAGAGAAATATGCATCGAAAGATTCACGTATACAGTTTTTCCATAATGAAAATCATGGCGTTTCATACTCGCGGAATTACGCAATAGAGCATAGTACTGGGACTTACATTGCACCAGTGGATTCTGATGATATCATCGCTCCGGGCTATATAGAAATATTAGTCCAAATGATAGAAAAATATCATGCGGAGATGGCGGCCACAGGAGTTGTAAAAGAAAAAGATTACAACCCGACAGACTTCTCCAAGGGAGTAACAGAAGTATTCAAGGGTGATCAGGCAACAGCGCAGCTATGGGGGAAATATGAAGGCTTTTTTTGGGGAAAAATCTACCTCGCTAACCTCATTAAGCAGCACTCGCTGCGAATGAATGAGAAGGCAGCGATTTGCGAAGATCTTCTCTTTAATGTCGAGTATATGAAGTATTGTGATACAGCGGTTTTTTACTCGGGAAAACAATATTTTTATCGTCAAGTGAGCAACAGCGCAACTTATAACCTGAAGAATCTGAAATGGTTTAGTGTGCTGAAAACATACAGGGTAATTATGGAAGAATTGAAAGATACTCCATCATATAACACAGCTGCGAATGCATATCTGATGACATTAACGGAGGCCAGATACCGGGCACATCTGTTAAAAAAAGAGCATCCGGAACTGGAACGAAAAGTTAACAGAGAGTTAAAGCGCATGTCGCCGCAAATGAAGAACTTCTCTGGCAAGGAGAAAATCAAATTCTTCTTGTCCATGTATTTTGCGGCGCCTGTTAGGGCTTATCACAGAAGAAAGGTATAATGATGTACAAGCTATCTATTATCATTCCTGTTTATAATGCTGAGCAATATATTGATGATTGTCTGAACTCAATTATTTCAGAACTTAATGCTGAAACAGAAGTCCTCCTTTTGGATGATGGTTCGAAAGATTCGTCTCTTGAAAAGTGCAGGAGATATGAGCGGGCGAATATACGGGTTCTCCACCACGATAATCATGGTGCGTCGTATACAAGAAACAGAGGTATAGCTGAGTCAACAGGGCAATATGTAATGTTTGTTGACGCGGATGATGTACTACTGCAAGGGTGGCAAGAAGCAGTCTTTTCCAATATCGGCAGGAGTTTTGATATTGTTTATTTTTCTGGCAAGCTTGATAAAAAAGACAAAAATATAAAAGCTATTGTAGACGGCATCTTTGGGATCAGAAAAGAGAATGCCCTGACGACCATGGCGTCGCCATGTTCAAAAATTTTTAATAGAAACTTTTTGAACATCAATCGTATTGCATTTGATAGTAATCTGATCAATGGGGAAGATGCCTTATTTAACCTTGAGGCTGTCATTAAGTGTAGAAGTTTCGAATTTGTAACGCGATCCTTATATAAGTACAGGATTCACAATAGTTCTTCGACAAAGACATTTAATCCGAGGTTTTACAAGTCAAATCTTTTGTTTTTGCAGAGGGAAGAGAAGCTGATGTCAGAATCTGGACAGTTCGCAAAGAACGAAATAGACTATGCTATCAACTTTTCGTTCTCCTACAGTGTCTATCTGTATCTGTTCCTCATAAGCAGAATCAGAAATAGGAAAGAGAAAACGCAGGAAATGAAAAAAATGCATTCAAAGTCCATGAATCAGTATTTTCTGCGCTTTCCAACGACAGTTCATCCTGAGAAGGTTGTGCAGATCAGTTACAAGTTAATAGAGCAACGGAAAGATAGTCAGGCTTTGATTTTTACAGATTGCTTGAATTCAGTCAGAAATATTCGAAACAGATTCCGGTCAGGAAAGAATGAATATTATTTTATAGAAATGTAAAGAAAACGGGAAGAAAGAGCGTGGATAGAATAAACGGGAAGGTAATTGGTTATGACAGATAAGCGTGTAGGAATTATTACATTTCATCATTCATATAATTGCGGTTCAATGTTGCAGGCGTTTGCTTTGCAAAGGGTAATTGAGCGATTAGGTTATGAAGCGGAAATCATCGATTTCTCAAATGCTGGTCAGAAGCAACTATACAGTGTGACACAGCCCAATAATTCTGTAAAAAATATTCTCAAGAATATCATTCTCTTTCCATACAAGGATAGAATAAGAAAAAATTTTGAGAGTTTCGAAGAATTCAAGAACGCCGAATTTCATCTTTCTCCAGAATCTTATTCACGAATGGAAGAGTTGACGGACACCAGATACTTTGTGGTAGTCACGGGGAGCGATCAGGTTTGGAATATTACAATTGAAGATGGTGATGACGCATACTATTTACCATGGGTGAGGAATGCACGTAAAATTGCTTATGCTCCATCTTTCGGTGCAAAGAATGTCATGAAATATGCTGATGATCCGGAAAAGTACAAGACATATCTTTCTGATTTTGATGCGCTCTCTATTCGTGAGGAAAATGGAAAAAAGTGGCTTCAGGATTTGGTCGAAAAAGATGTTCCTGTATTACTTGATCCGACATTACTTTTAGATGCCGACGCATATGAACAGATTGCTGATCAAAATTTGAACTTACCGGATAAGTATATTTTTTTCTATTCGCCGTCTTACCAGAAAGATATTGTCCATTTGGTGCAGTGCGTATCGAATAAGTATCATCTTCCGGTGATTGCATTTAATACAAAAACATTTTATGTGAAGGGAATGCAAAGAACCGGCTTTAAACTTCCGGAAATCGAGAACCCTCGATCGTACCTGACACTTATTAAGAATGCAACTTTGATCATGACAACATCGTTCCATGGAACTGTTTTCCCTACTATTTTTAGAAAGCCGGTGTGGGTGATCAAGAATGGTGGAATGTTTGGTGATGATGATAGAGTAAAAACTTTAATTAAGGAGTTAGGGATAGAAGAACGGTTAATTCCGATTGAATATAGAGAGTATTTTAACTATATGAAAATGGTGGATTACTCCTATTACGAGGAGGAACTTCCCATTCTACGAAATAAGGCAATTCAATATTTAAAGGACAGTCTGGACACGACGAATGAATAGTGATAATAAGAACTTTATAATGAATGTTGTATATCAGCTTTTGATATACATCTTTCCTTTGATTACAACGCCCTATATTTCGAGAGTGCTGGGCGTTAACAATATAGGAATTTATTCCTACACATATTCGATTGTCAACTTCTTTATGCTAGCTGCAATGCTTGGTATGAACAACTACGGAAATCGGGAAATCGCCAGAATCCGGGATGACCAGACTCAGATGAACCGAAAATTTTCCAGTATGTATGGTTTGCAATTGGTGACGAGCACAGTTACGCTTGCGGTTTATATATTCTATGTGATCTTTATTTGCAGGAGATACCGGGAGATCGCGGCAATTCAGTTTATTTTCCTTATTTCGACATGCTTTGATGTGAATTGGTTTTATTTTGGCTTGGAGAAATTTAAGCTGACGATATCAAGAAATGTCCTGATTAAGGTGATTTCGTTAGTGTTTATATTCCTTTGCGTTAGGAACAGAAACGATCTGTGGGTCTACACGGCCATCATGGGGAGTGCAACACTGATCAGCCAGCTTTATCTTATCTTTATTTTACATCGGTACGTTCACATTGTACGGGTCAAATGGAGTGAGATCTTTAGCCATTTTAAACAGGTTCTCGTTCTTCTTATTCCGGTCTTGGCGTATGGAATCTATGCCATTATGGATAAGATAATGATCGGAGGACTGTCGTCAACAGTTGAGCTTGGAAATTTTGAAAATGCACAGAAAATCATTAGTATCCCGATTTCTGTTATTACAGCGCTGGGAACAGTCATGCTTCCCCGTATGTCGTATGTTTTAAATAACAAGAAATCCGAATATAAGCCGATTCTCAGGGCATCTATGAAGCTGGCTATGGTGATGGCAACCACAATGACTTTTGGTATCTGGGCGGTTGCTGATGAAATATCGTTGACAATGTTTGGGCCGGAGTTTACAAAGAGTGCCGGAATAATGAGATTTCTGGCCATCTACCTGCCATTTACCGCTTGGGCAAATGTTGTGCGGACTCAGTTTTTGATTCCTACAAGGAGAGATCGGGTCTATGTAGAATCGACAATATTTGGCGCAGTGATTAACCTGATCTTCAATAGCATTTTTATTCCAGGGTATGGCGCATATGGTGCTTGCATAGGAACAGTGCTTGCTGAGGTCAGCGTAATGCTGTGGCAGACGATTAAGTCAAGAAAAGAACTGGAAATTGGTGTATATGTTCGGCTTTTCTTAAATAGCTTATGGAAATCGGCAGTAATGTTTGCTGCATGCATGATTATTTCGCGTCTCTTCCATGAAACGGTTATCAGCTTCGCGGTCAAAATGGTAGTGGCAATTGCTGTCTTTGCTGTTTTGAACAGGAAGTTCATTTGGAACGATTTTCTTGGAAAAGGACAGAGCACAGAAAAACAGAAGGCCTAAATATTGAACAGGAGATGTTTGTTTTATTATGTTATTGGTTGACCGCAACAAGCTGACTACATTCTTTTTTTTGCTTGCATATACGACGTTTTATGCATTTGCTATGTTTGGGCATATTGCAGGAATCGGCGGCTATCTGAAGAATATTACTTACTTTGGAATCGCAATTTTGCTGATTCTATTTTTTACACGGCTTCATGATTACTATGCAAAAGAAGGAATCATTTTCTTTATTCTTATTTTGTGGTCACTCTTTATTGGATACCGGGTCGGGGACTATGGCTATTTTAAGCTGATCCTTATGATTACGGTGTCAAAGAATATTGATTTTAATAAATGCATAAAATACGATGTCTTTCTGCGGTTGTTGACCATTGTTTTGATGTATTTCTTGTGGCGAGCGGGAATTGCCCCTGATACAGCATCGGCATTTGGGACGATCATGCGCCACAGCATGGGATTCCAGAATCCTAATCATTTTGGACTGCTTGTATTCATTCTTATTTTGGAATGTTTATATCTTGCACGCATGAAGTTTCATTTCTGGCTTTATGCTGCGCTTATTGCAATTCTTGTTTTTGAAGATCGAATTGCTGGAAGCCGCACATCAGAAGTCTATTCAATCGCGCTGCTTATTTTTACTGCATTTTATGCCAAGTGGCCGAATGCATTCAAGAAAAAGGGATGGCAGATTTTTATGCAGCTGAACTATGTTATATGTGCTGTGCTGACCGCAGTATCGGCGCATATGATGGAATCGGGTTCCCAGACAATGAAGGCACTGGATTCGGCTTTTTCAGGCAGAATTACTAATGTTGTTTATTACAATCAACTTCTTGGCCCCACTATTCTGGGACACAGTATTTCTTTTGGAAACCGGACATGTGACAACTTATATGCCTATTTGGCAATATGCTCAGGTATCCTTGTTTTTATCGCAGTTACAGTTGCTTATATGCTACTGATAAGGGATCTGTACCAATATGATAATATCCCTATGGCTATTGCTGTTTTCTTTCTCTTTGCATACGGAATCAGCGAACGACTTTGGATGAACATTGATTACAATATGATGATGTTGGCATTCCGACAGTTGATCTATCATGACATTGTTCCAAATATTCAGATGGAAAAGCAAGAAACAGTGTATGTTTCAGAAGTAGAATAAGAAATAGCTGGCCGATCAGGAACCGAATGTAATCTTCGGCGGATGACAAGTATTATGATATGAACAAGACGATCGAAGTGGCACTGGAGAAGAGTCGGGAATTGGTGTGACATTAGATTGGGAAAAGATTGACGATAATGCATAAGCGGGAGAAAATTTTTGACAGACAGACTTATCATTATGGTAGATTGTAAAATTAATCCGACGCTGTTCGGACAAAAAAGATCAGCTTCCCTTAAAATGGTGTTTACCACAAACCCATCTTTTAGGAGCTGATCTTTTGTCTAGTATAACCTATTCCGAACGAATTAAAATCGAAACCTTTTGTGAACTAGGGCTGTCCAATATCCAAATGGGCGTTCGGCTGAACCGATCACCGTCAACAATTTCTTATGAATTATCTCGATGTCAACCTTATCAGGCTGAATTAGCACAAACAGATGCCGAATACAAGCGATCACGATGTGGCCGAAAGACTAAATTGAATGACAAATTAAGGCAAATAATTTTAAACCATTTACGGCTAAGTTGGTCACCAGAAATGATAGCTCACGAATTTAAACTAGCGACTAAATCAATTTATAATTGGTTAAATCAAGGAAAAATTGAGTTTTCTTTAAATGATTTGCCTGAACATGGCGTGCGCCAACGGCGTAACCTTGACCAACGTTCTAAATATAATCAATCATTAGGACGGTCAATTGAACAGCGACCCATCGTGGTTAATCGACGTAATCGCATCGGTGATTTTGAATTAGATACAATTGTTGGCCCCCGTGGGCATAGTAAGGCAGTTTTATTAACTTTAATCGATCGCAAATCACGGTTCCTTTGGGCATACCGGTTAAAAGATCGGACGACAGCGACTGTTAATGAAGCCCTAAATAAGTTTCTAGCAACTTTTAATGGCCCGGTGCATAGTTTTACGGTGGACCGTGGCACTGAGTTTAGCGGTCTAGTATCACTTGAAGCACAATACGGTATTAAGACCTATTACTGCCATGCTTATACGCCAGCTGAGCGCGGCAGTAATGAACGATTTAATCGGAACTTACGCTATTTTTATCCTAAGGGGACTTATTTTGAGCACATTAATGCTCAAGGCTTGAAAACCACCTTACTCGAAATTAATCAGAGACCACTTAAAATACTTGACTGGCAAACACCTTATCAGGTCATGCTGACCAATTTGTCAAAAAATTCGGATTAAATTTGCAATCTACCTTATAGGAACCAAATTACAAGTTTAATCCAACCAGGACCGAGAAATCTCATAATAGCAGTAAAAAAGGCTAAGGAACAGGAATCCACAGAGGCATCACACATATGTTTCAAAAACAGATTCAAAGCGTCTTACAAGTTACCATATAAGGGTTATGTTGGATGATCACCATAATATTCTTAAAATTGATTGACCATTTGGCCGATAAAAAACATGATAGAGACTATCATGGAACCCTCTATCAAAAGGTAAATGAAAAA is a window of Lactiplantibacillus brownii DNA encoding:
- a CDS encoding glycosyltransferase family 2 protein; this translates as MEKVSIIIPAYNAEKYLEQCLDSVCEQTQTYKNIEILIVNDGSTDSTGKIIEKYASKDSRIQFFHNENHGVSYSRNYAIEHSTGTYIAPVDSDDIIAPGYIEILVQMIEKYHAEMAATGVVKEKDYNPTDFSKGVTEVFKGDQATAQLWGKYEGFFWGKIYLANLIKQHSLRMNEKAAICEDLLFNVEYMKYCDTAVFYSGKQYFYRQVSNSATYNLKNLKWFSVLKTYRVIMEELKDTPSYNTAANAYLMTLTEARYRAHLLKKEHPELERKVNRELKRMSPQMKNFSGKEKIKFFLSMYFAAPVRAYHRRKV
- a CDS encoding glycosyltransferase family 2 protein → MMYKLSIIIPVYNAEQYIDDCLNSIISELNAETEVLLLDDGSKDSSLEKCRRYERANIRVLHHDNHGASYTRNRGIAESTGQYVMFVDADDVLLQGWQEAVFSNIGRSFDIVYFSGKLDKKDKNIKAIVDGIFGIRKENALTTMASPCSKIFNRNFLNINRIAFDSNLINGEDALFNLEAVIKCRSFEFVTRSLYKYRIHNSSSTKTFNPRFYKSNLLFLQREEKLMSESGQFAKNEIDYAINFSFSYSVYLYLFLISRIRNRKEKTQEMKKMHSKSMNQYFLRFPTTVHPEKVVQISYKLIEQRKDSQALIFTDCLNSVRNIRNRFRSGKNEYYFIEM
- a CDS encoding polysaccharide pyruvyl transferase family protein translates to MTDKRVGIITFHHSYNCGSMLQAFALQRVIERLGYEAEIIDFSNAGQKQLYSVTQPNNSVKNILKNIILFPYKDRIRKNFESFEEFKNAEFHLSPESYSRMEELTDTRYFVVVTGSDQVWNITIEDGDDAYYLPWVRNARKIAYAPSFGAKNVMKYADDPEKYKTYLSDFDALSIREENGKKWLQDLVEKDVPVLLDPTLLLDADAYEQIADQNLNLPDKYIFFYSPSYQKDIVHLVQCVSNKYHLPVIAFNTKTFYVKGMQRTGFKLPEIENPRSYLTLIKNATLIMTTSFHGTVFPTIFRKPVWVIKNGGMFGDDDRVKTLIKELGIEERLIPIEYREYFNYMKMVDYSYYEEELPILRNKAIQYLKDSLDTTNE
- a CDS encoding flippase, which gives rise to MNSDNKNFIMNVVYQLLIYIFPLITTPYISRVLGVNNIGIYSYTYSIVNFFMLAAMLGMNNYGNREIARIRDDQTQMNRKFSSMYGLQLVTSTVTLAVYIFYVIFICRRYREIAAIQFIFLISTCFDVNWFYFGLEKFKLTISRNVLIKVISLVFIFLCVRNRNDLWVYTAIMGSATLISQLYLIFILHRYVHIVRVKWSEIFSHFKQVLVLLIPVLAYGIYAIMDKIMIGGLSSTVELGNFENAQKIISIPISVITALGTVMLPRMSYVLNNKKSEYKPILRASMKLAMVMATTMTFGIWAVADEISLTMFGPEFTKSAGIMRFLAIYLPFTAWANVVRTQFLIPTRRDRVYVESTIFGAVINLIFNSIFIPGYGAYGACIGTVLAEVSVMLWQTIKSRKELEIGVYVRLFLNSLWKSAVMFAACMIISRLFHETVISFAVKMVVAIAVFAVLNRKFIWNDFLGKGQSTEKQKA
- a CDS encoding IS30 family transposase, which codes for MSSITYSERIKIETFCELGLSNIQMGVRLNRSPSTISYELSRCQPYQAELAQTDAEYKRSRCGRKTKLNDKLRQIILNHLRLSWSPEMIAHEFKLATKSIYNWLNQGKIEFSLNDLPEHGVRQRRNLDQRSKYNQSLGRSIEQRPIVVNRRNRIGDFELDTIVGPRGHSKAVLLTLIDRKSRFLWAYRLKDRTTATVNEALNKFLATFNGPVHSFTVDRGTEFSGLVSLEAQYGIKTYYCHAYTPAERGSNERFNRNLRYFYPKGTYFEHINAQGLKTTLLEINQRPLKILDWQTPYQVMLTNLSKNSD